A genomic stretch from Limanda limanda chromosome 11, fLimLim1.1, whole genome shotgun sequence includes:
- the pou3f2b gene encoding POU domain, class 3, transcription factor 2 — MSGRGGAESRCASAYTWQSAWEPPVGRRGSVKCEVPIIRATSPAPKVMATAASNHYNILTSSASIVHSEPGSMQQATAYRDAQSLLQGDYALQSNSHTLSHAHQWITALSHGEGAPWSSSPLGAEQDIKPSVQGARDDMHNSSSNLQHQSRPPHLVHQSLGNHHDSRAWRTSTSAHIPSMATTNGQSLIYSQPSFSVNGLIPSSGQGMHHHNLRDSHDDHHSPHLSDHGHPPSQHQHQHQPGSHHDHSDEDTPTSDDLEQFAKQFKQRRIKLGFTQADVGLALGTLYGNVFSQTTICRFEALQLSFKNMCKLKPLLNKWLEEADSTSGSPTSLDKIAAQGRKRKKRTSIEVSVKGALESHFLKSPKPAASEIIGLADSLHLEKEVVRVWFCNRRQKEKRMTPPGGALPGSEDVYGDTPPHHGVQTPVQ; from the coding sequence ATGAGTGGCAGGGGCGGGGCGGAGTCCAGGTGCGCCTCGGCGTACACTTGGCAGAGCGCCTGGGAGCCGCCTGTGGGCAGGAGAGGATCTGTCAAATGCGAGGTTCCTATAATAAGAGCGACCAGTCCGGCTCCGAAAGTCATGGCGACCGCAGCGTCTAACCACTACAACATCCTCACCTCCAGCGCATCCATCGTGCACTCGGAGCCTGGCAGCATGCAGCAAGCCACGGCGTACCGGGACGCACAGAGCCTGTTGCAGGGAGACTACGCGCTCCAGAGCAACAGCCACACGCTCAGCCACGCGCACCAGTGGATCACGGCGCTGTCCCACGGAGAGGGAGCCCCGTGGTCCTCCAGCCCGCTGGGCGCGGAGCAGGACATCAAGCCCTCGGTGCAGGGCGCCCGGGACGACATGCACAACTCCAGCAGCAACCTGCAGCACCAGTCGCGGCCGCCCCACCTGGTGCACCAGTCGCTCGGGAACCACCACGACAGCCGGGCGTGGAGAACCAGCACCTCGGCGCACATCCCGAGCATGGCGACGACGAACGGCCAGAGCCTTATCTACTCCCAGCCGAGCTTCAGTGTGAACGGGCTGATCCCGAGCAGCGGGCAGGGCATGCACCACCACAACCTAAGAGACAGTCATGACGACCACCACAGCCCGCACCTCAGCGACCACGGCCACCCGCCGtcccagcatcagcaccagcaccagcccGGGAGCCACCACGACCACTCGGACGAGGATACGCCGACCTCGGACGACCTGGAGCAGTTCGCCAAACAGTTCAAGCAGCGGAGGATCAAGCTGGGCTTCACGCAGGCGGACGTGGGACTCGCCCTGGGGACCCTGTACGGAAATGTGTTTTCCCAAACCACCATATGCAGGTTTGAGGCCCTGCAGCTCAGCTTCAAAAACATGTGCAAGCTGAAGCCTCTGTTGAACAAGTGGCTGGAGGAGGCGGACTCCACCTCGGGCAGCCCGACCAGCCTGGACAAAATCGCTGCGCAGggcaggaaaaggaaaaaacggACTTCGATCGAGGTAAGCGTAAAGGGAGCGTTGGAGAGCCATTTTTTGAAGTCCCCTAAACCGGCAGCGTCGGAAATAATCGGCCTGGCGGACAGTCTGCACCTGGAGAAGGAGGTGGTGAGGGTTTGGTTTTGTaacaggagacagaaggagaaacgCATGACTCCTCCCGGAGGAGCTCTGCCAGGGAGCGAGGATGTGTACGGGGACACGCCGCCGCACCACGGGGTCCAGACCCCGGTCCAATGA